Within the Octopus sinensis linkage group LG17, ASM634580v1, whole genome shotgun sequence genome, the region ttttcttcttttaaatgaatgtaaactatatgtttatatatatatatatgtatgcacacatatatgtatacacacacatatatgtccacaagaacagtatatataaagacatCTAACATCTCATGttagataaaattttaatattgattctacagggtcaggcaaaatgatctgacacatttgtaggttaaataaaaggcattgtttttcgtttctttttcagttCCTGCCATGAATTGGACTGGTGAGCATCGCACTTTCATTGTGGAAACGTTTATCAAAACAAACGATTCTGTAACTACAACACAAAGAGCGTTCCGTTTGCACTTCAATCTTGGTAGACATGATCCCGTACCAGCTCGAAACACGATCTTGTTATGGGTTACCAACTTCAGAGCAACTGGATCTGCATTGAAACGAAAATCAACCGGCCGACCTCGCACCGCCAGAACTCCAGAAAATGTGGCAGCGGTAAGAGCTTCAGTTCAACAGTCTCCACGCCGTTCCACATTTAAATGCGCCCAGGCTCTTAGACTTTCCGAAAGAAGTTTGCGAAGAATTCTTCACAATGATcttcaaatttttaaaacataatgaaacaaaatggcattatatgtacttttcaaaaataaaaacacttttttgtttctttacttcatttgccttttatttaacctacaaatgtgtcatatcattttgcctgaccctgtataatgtgcatgtatatatagccgtacgcctttatgtatgtatgtatgtatgtatgtatgtatgtaatgtatgtatgtatgtaatgtatgtatatatatatatatattatatatatatatatatatatatatatatattagtacatgtAAGGACACAATGCGAAATACGCGAGGAGccaatttattaataatgattCGAAACTTTTGCACGAGGCCAGCAACTTCCTGGaaagagttaagtcgattacatcgaccctctcAGGGCTCAACTGggagttattttatcgatcccaaaatgatgaaaaggaaagtcgaacccatcagcatttgaactcagcacatgaAGAATGTGCAGATTAGTCACGGTTCAGTCCataatcactgaagatttgggtatgcgatgcgtgtctgccaagtttgtgtcaaaactgctttcgctgaccaagaagacacttgggtttgggctgcacaagatctccttgattgggttgagaatgatgaaaactattTGAAAGCTctgcgtaggcctctgaacaggtatcgccaagcttttggcaaaatttgatgcagattctctgctcagctttctctgtcatggtcaatgcggcgatcacacactacataccttccttccaagcactgctgtaaacagagaaagtgagctagaacgttaaaatagTGCACATGAACACAAGAATTTAaggtcaatcacacacacacacacacacacacacacacatgcacacacacacacacacacacacacacacacacagagtttaataagatattacaattattaaaaataataataaagaggccAGCAAGCTTAatagaattatagaaatttaatgtaaagtatgaacgagagcaagcAGCGTCCACACGTTggtggaatgacatcatcagtctttaagtttcaattttataacagacgaaaagaaaaagacagaaaaaagatgatagagaaaaaagactgaaagaaagaggaaagaaaagagagaaaaaggagaatatttaatcaaactgttttgatgatattcttctgtcattttatttattcctccagggcgtgatgttaataacccgcaaacatatttctcctcatgcattctgagaagtgaaagtgaagcagattcagaatatcttctgagaatatgcactttctagtctttttcaaaattgcagccgtttgaAACGAAGTGTTtggcaagttctgtcgaactacttttattgtgcctgacgtcgaATCTGCGCcgattaaaccttttgtttaattgttctgttgtacaaccaacacaAATCAAGTcgtgtttcgtgcattctgccgCGTACACCATATGGGAAACGCTATATGTCCCACCTTctttataaatcataacatttctgttatgattcttgatggaattcacttggactcatgttgttgcacaatgaacagggcttacttctcttgcggctgtttttcaaggtacaacatgcagatactccaatgttcattttcttggagtcagaaaagtcaataattctcttatcttcttattccgtctaaaggctacaatTTCAAAGTAGTTCGATACGAAATTGCGACACGAGATAGATTGtacaatttctataattttgaatttttatcacttcttattttgaactcgacaaagacagacttactgttgaaatatcgctcaaccaataaaatatctattactatcgaatcgcgctcttcgactattattattattattatattattattattatattattattattattattatccttaataataacaataacaacaatactactactactactactactactactactactactactactactactactactactactactaataataatgataataataaatgccctgatgcagttccaggcagtagctcccatggcttctgatcttaactgattggaagtgttatcatgtacattgttttgtcttggtataaaaagatgggcaacagcaaatattctgctcaataccacagatttgtttgtcagtttttTGACcttaaaccagttgagcatgtcccttagtggctgacgacatgtttgaataattcacccttggaaaacatgggtgtttcgttcaacatccttaaacaacccttattcagggaccgtttgagcgggataggctactcaacctgaagaaaattctaactgggccccacctgcaaggtcatgtgctgtttatcttgatatgagatccccatgtcgcgcacatatggttgtgatgcatgtgcctggtgtacctttatcagacgggtagtcatgatgggtatactgggcttcgtatatttgtaccccagtgtcactttgatggcatgcactgctctctcactcaataataataataataataataataataataataataataataataataatatcttatgAAAGATTTTAACCTACTCATTATTGTTCGTTTTTGAATGTCGCGGTGGGCATTCAAGTGAACAGACGCGCACGTTGTagtgaatatattttgaagaatagttTTATTCAGTAAGCTTAGCTGATGATTCTCAGTGCTTTTAGTACAGAAggtgaaatcaattgatactaAGATATCTGTACTTTACTGTGTGGTTTTTGCAAAGATAAGGAGCTATTTTTCTTATATTCGCTGCATTAACCGTGCGTGATTATTTAATAGTGAGAAATTTGTAGCTTTGGGGTGTTGACTCTTATTTCTTGAAAAGCTGGTACTTTTGGTAccctaattcatatatatatatatatatatatatatatatattatatatatatataatatatatatatatatatataatatcaacaattgagggtaaaattaattagttattaatcaatttcaccaagtattcagtatgtaaaaggaccatttaaggcgaattcaaaatattacattatataattagggcttagtaaaataaattactttgccacatactgaacttgctagaaatagcagccaaaaaagtttttttgccatttccactacttaaagaaaatttctctcagataatgtttactcaaaataactcacgaatatctgagagaaattttctttaagtagtggaaatggcaaaaacttttttggctgctatttctagcaagttcagtatgtggcaaagtaatttattttactaagccctaattatataatatatatatatatatatattcttgtctgtctcctgtccaagcttgatttccgcgttcgccaccacagactcgtttaggcttagcagccctccttgttttttttcactgtcctgtgtatgttaccaattttgacccccccaaaatcccaaattttatttaatttgctttgcgggagcaactgttttatcgaaagcgtatattgttgttaaatgctcgaaatacgagagtataaaagcagccaacaactgatgaagggtctttctttatgttgtttgttctgtttaccatttgtgtctttcgttgttcgaaagaatagttcatgttccatgtactcgtccttcgtacttttttgttgaacactattcatgacgtcctgtgcccacatgcatatatatatatatatatatatatatatagatgtaagtatgtacatatatgtatgtatagatgcatatatatatacatacatatatatatatatatatatatatatagatgtaagtatgtacatatatgtatgtatagatgcatatatatatacatatatatatatatatacacatatatatatatacatatataatatatatatatataatatatatatatatacacacatatatatacatatataatatatatatacatatatatatatatacatatatatgtgtatatatattatatatatatacatacatacatacatacatacatacatacgtacattcatacatacatagaaatacatacatactcacaaatatatatatatacatacatatatatatatacatatatatgtgtatatatattattatacataaatagatacatacatacagtggaaatcagctgcccagtggatgttaatatCAGCCATAAAGAAAATACCAACGTCAAACTATTGAGAGATCTGCAGTtactttatccagattacaagttcagagttatacctgtaattattggggaacTGGaaaatgtaacacactgcctaaataccaatcttgagacaTTAAGCTTCTCAataccagaaagaagaaagctgattcaaagactacagattcaagccatcactggaatcgtaaaaatctgtgaaactttcAAGAATttatcatataagtatatatgaacatttctagatatgcaactatatgcatgagaatacatacataaaacatacaaatacacacatacatacatacgtacattcatacatacatagaaatacatacatactcacaaatatatatatatatacatatatacatacatacatagttaatccaagcatgaaaacacaaagagaaaacacaacaacgcgaggacgtggaacaactattgtgttattggacgctcaggaaaggaaagaaagaaggaggatttaacgtttcgagcggagctcttcgtcagaaacatagaaaaagaaaaaatcgaaggaagggaagagaaagaatatcgccaatgatacacacgcggtcacacatacatacatacatacaagagttattttatttattcagagAATGATTCGCGAGGACGTTACTCTGATTTTGCCTTTTTCTGTGTAtacaagtgtacgtgtgtgtgtgtgtttgtttatgtgtgtgtgtgtgtttgtttatgtgtttgtgtgtgtgtgtgtttgtttcagcccttgcgtatgtttatatatttcacataacACCCCCCGGGTAAAACAAGACCGGTGTTGGGTCAAAATAGTAACTTACTGAATTGAATGACAATCAAAGGTCTTAGATTGAAGTAAGTTCTAGGCTAAAATTGACGATGTAAAAAACCGCCTGGAAGcaatgccccagcttggccgcagcccAGTGAGGGAAAACAATAGcagaatatgaatgtatgtaaatgtttatatatattaacttacGTGTATTTGTGCTTGTACGTAAATGTCCGTGTGTATTTGTGAAATGCATCCATCTGtttaacagcacacacacacacaaacaggcactcgtgtatataagtatatatatatgtatatgtgtatatataagtatatatatatatgtatatgtgtgtatataagtatatatatgtatatgtgtgtatataagtatatatatgtatatgtgtatgtgtatatataagtatatatgtatatgtgtatatataagtatatatgtatatgtgcatgtgtgtatataagtatataagtatatgtgtatgtgtgtatataagtatatatgtatatgtgtatgtgtgtatataagtatatatgtatatgtgtatgtgtgtatataagtatatacgtatatgtgtatgtgtgtatataagtatatatgtatatgtgtatgtgtgtatataagtatatatatgtatatgtgtatatataactatatatatgtatatacttgtgtgcatgCGCGGTGTTCGTGCATTTTACTTGCCGGCGGCAAAGAGACGCGTCACGTGTCACTGGAAGCGTGCAGAGATGTTGTAGCGATTTTATGGGTGGATGGGGGTGGGTTGGTGTTGCTGCAGCTGGGAGTGGGGATATTTGGGTATAGTAGTGACTATGATTGTTACATGATGCTaaggaatatgatgatgatgatgattatggtgatgttaatgatgatgatgatgataatgatgataattttaatgATGCCGCCGCCGAAGACGACAATGAAGGGAATGAtcgagacgacgacgacgacgacgatgatgatgaggataatgataatgataatgataatgatgatatgatgatgatcattattattattttaatgacgACATCGCCAAGGAAGgtgacgacgataatgacgatgatgatgatggtgatgatggtggtgatgaagatgatgatgatgatgataattttaatgatgatgatgatgatgatgatgatgatgatgacgacgacgacgatggaaTACAGCTTCGGTGGCtaccattactattaacattAAAACTGATGCAGACTGTGCAAGGTGGCATGTACCGAGATGACAGCAGAGAAAAGGTGGACCCGAATTATTATATAGCAAAAGactaagaaaaagagagaaagagacacatcGAGTTGTGTGGAGGATACAAAAAGACTTGTATTTAAttgtatacaaaatacaaaaaaaggcTTATTGTATTTAATTGGGGcattttacagtctgagttcgaatttcgctAAGACCAACTTTACTTTTAACTTGTGGCTCTTTTACAAAAGAAGCACAAATTTTACAATTTGATCGACACAACTCTACTTCTAATTTGTTGttagagaaataaaaattaatctaAAATGAAATAGTGTAGGGGAGAAAATCTGGTGAGTGAGATAATTCTGGGCATATTCCAGCCTAAGTTGGGAGATGATAATTCTGGGCATATTCCAGCttaatttgacctcagcaacaaaaGGGTGTAATACCTTATTACCAGTTATTAGAACGACTAAATAGCAGAATATAGGAATTTAATGAATCAAGATAGAATCGTATAGGATAGCTTAACAGAAGgactgaatgtgtatatgtgaagggATTGGATGTGAAAGGGAGAAAGCTACCACTTAACTATTTGTTTTTCCTGCCGTGGGCGTCGATGGGTATTCATCTCTCCCGCTCCTACTAGTCGAAACACAATTCCTCGTGAGtaaatttagttgacggaaactgaaagaagcctatcacacacacgcgcgcatttaAGGTATTATATAAATGACGCTCTCTACTCGACTGATGCTTTATTCTGaagcatgtgatatatatatattatatatatatatataatatatatatataatatatatatatatatataatatatatatatatatatatatatatatatatatatatatatatataatatatatatatatatatatagatatatatatatatacgatgtagagtggctgtgtggtaagtagcttgtttaccagccacatggttccgggttcagtcccactgcgtggcaccttgggcaaatgtcttttactatagcctcggaccgaccaaagcctcgtgagtggatttggtagacggaaatcggAAGAaacccgtggtatatatatatatatatatatatatatatatatctgcctaccaaatccatacacAAGGTTTTGgatggcctaaggctatagtagacggcacttgcccaaggtgccatgctgtgtgactgaacccagaaccgtgtggttgagaagcaagcttctaaccacacaaccatatatatataatttattgttttattttatttgtttcagtcattttgactgtggccacgctgtaAGCTTAGTAGTTATCCTATCGGtatctttgccgaaccgcgaagttacagGGCGTAAGCACACGTCAGTTGCCAAGCTGTGGTGGTGAGGGGAAAAactaaaacacacaaatacatacatacatacatacatacatacatacatacatacatacatacatacatacatacatacatatgcggtgatatacatctggaaaatcctggagggtcttgtcccaaattttggcattcaaagttaccccaaccgcagaacggggcgccactgcatggtgccaaagatttcaacatcaccatcaaaattcaggtccagatactgcaacagcttgggtttcagaggaccacagctctttaacatcctccctaaatgcctgagagacgtACATGGTGtgaatgtgggtttctttaaaactaaactggatctcttcttgtcgggggtcccagatgaacctacctcacgacaggagacacagatgcgggcagcggcatcgaactcccttgttgatcaagtgccacgtatcagaagtGGAtttacatattagtgtagctcattcagcggcggtgccccagcatggccgcggccttcgggctaaaacattttttaaggatttaaggatacatacatacatacatacatatgcttgtttcagtttccgtctaccaaatccactgacaaggctttgggcgtcctgaggctatagtagaagacacttgcccaaggtgccacgcagtggaactgaacccagaaccatgtggttgagaagcaagcttcttaccacgcagccacacacacacgtacacacacatatgtgcgcgtgtatatatcataggtgcagacgtggctatgctgtaagaagtttactttctaaccacatgaagcagggttcagtcccactgtatggcaccttgtgtaagtgtcttctgctatagcctcgggtcgaccaaagacttgtgagtgaatttggtagacggaaactgaaagaagcccgtcatgtctttgtgtctgcgtttgtccccatcacctcttgacaaacggtgttggcgtgtttacggcCCCATAACTTCGTAGTTCAACATAACAAGATCGATCGAAGACGCaccaagcttaaaaagaaaaaaaatggtatttgAGTCGATTAGTTAGACAAGAACCCTTCAagaaagtgccccagcatggccaccgttcaacgatttaaagaaataaaagataatgataaaaagATCATCTCCCTGTCGCTTTCTCTCGTCTTAAGAACGAGAAATGGTTGCCCCCCTCCGACCCCCACTCTCTgccttctccccctcttttttCACCTGgacaataaaactaaaataacagcctcataatataaacaaaaaataaaataataaaaataataatgataatgataatgataatgataataataatatataataataatgatatgataataataataataataataataatgataataataataataataataataatgataatgataataaaaaaaataataataatgataatgataataataataatgataatgataataataataataataataaataataataatgataatgatataataataataataataataataatgataatgataatgataatataataataataataatgataatgataataatattaataataataataataataatgataataataataataataatatgataatgataatgataataaaataataataataatgataatgataataataataataataataataatgattaatgataataataataataataatgataatgataataataataataataatgataatgataataataatgataataataataataataataataataataatgataatgataataatataataataatgataatgataataataataataataatgataataataataataataataataataatgataatgataataataataataataatgataatgataataataataataataataataataataataataataataatgataatgataatgataataataataataataatgataatgataataataataataataatataataataataataataatactaataattgataatgataataataataatgataattgataatgataataatataataataataataataatatgataatgataatgataataataataataataatgataatgataataataataataataatgataaaataataataataataaataataataatgataatgataataataataataataatgataatgataataataatgataataataataataataataataataataataatgataatgataataataataataataatgataatgataatataataataataataataataataataatgataataatataataataataataataataataataataatgataataataataataataataataataataataataatgataatgataataataataataataatgataatgataataataataataataatgataatgataataataataataataataatataataatgaaaataataataataataataataataataa harbors:
- the LOC118766669 gene encoding uncharacterized protein LOC118766669: MNWTGEHRTFIVETFIKTNDSVTTTQRAFRLHFNLGRHDPVPARNTILLWVTNFRATGSALKRKSTGRPRTARTPENVAAVRASVQQSPRRSTFKCAQALRLSERSLRRILHNDLQIFKT